One Argentina anserina chromosome 6, drPotAnse1.1, whole genome shotgun sequence genomic window, gtgatagagcgttaattaaaacgtctataataaactctgtaaaacatcatcgttagtatagaataagcagataTCGTtatttccggggaattgaagggaactctaaacttttagtgttaacaaataatgaggggtttgagattgattattaattactaaaataaaacctaattactatttacatgatcgacttctgcttaacaaatttaaaccaaatttaccattacaccacataattacaacttcaaacctatcatgcattctaattcgatcaATTACATAtgttttagacaccaatacaattagagccttaggggatcatctaatcatgcaagatttcatttaacatttagattgacttagggcctaatctaaatttgcatgcaatcgaattcaataacacttagagtataaatcaaacaagattagaTTTAAGCACTAAATCtttattggagacatgtttcatgtatgacgtcacccaccatggtttcacatgcaaatttctagaatttttaccacttttaatcaacacaaaccgaacctacttagggcatgattcgatttgtgtcaatatggttgatgaatctagcactcaaacacgatcttagggactacatccaaacactaaattcatatgcacatatctgaaaattatctaaaaatatgagaaagatgattagaacacaacaatagaaatacaaactcaataattataggaaaccatcaattcggtaAAGATctaaaaatccaataaaacaatctgaaaattttgattcttaatacaaaacaataatcccacacaaacatcatactacaatcttcatagacaaagtattgtaaaaaatcaaaaatgaacaaacccatgaagaagagttgcgagaatcaatcattgtaggaaccttggaggtgtgtcttcaatggtgatttcagtGGAGATGAAGTTGGTATATGGGGGACAACGGCTTGCTGGTGAacgatgtttgaggtagtattttggtagagttttggctcttgaatgcaaatgagaaatgatattatttgagaggtgaaaccatgtatatatagaggaaagaaggaGGGTAGGCTTAGTTTGAACTcgcctctttcttcctattataatgtcatgctttaatcccttaaaatCATATCatgctttattccctaaatcatgtcatgttttattcatttaatgatcatcttctaggttttatgttgcatatgcatgacttcatctctcttattttcagttaattttttttcacatttatttcttccttcttcttttcttcttcccacgGCAAGGACTCAATCTCTTAATTCTCTCAACTTTTTTAatctcttctatttaattgttgcatgacttgttgatgataggaCTATATGTACATGGATTTtccttgttttcctctagtattatctcttaaatccaatatgaaaataagacaataaaatcataagtaagagataattagtttcgaaacctaacaaggattcctattGTGAGtaggactctcaaaatatcgcaaatgcgaccaaaacgtagaaagatgaagacttctaatccaactaggtttcctagtcctacaagaATTCCTattcaaactaggactctagaccaattctgcatttttaactcatgtaagcacaaaaatgcatctaataccgcctaatactcttattacgactcaatgactcaatagtataacaataagggctaactAAAGTataaatggaggtaaaaacatgttaagaacgtcacacaaagtgctcatatcacTAGGAGGTGCAAATAttaggtcacaagggaaacaaGTATATGCATGTGCGACCTGCgaacacgaatgcaacaccattctttttgcatttccaaaAATTGCTTTAGGATGTTTTACATTCTCTTAACTGTTGAAATTATGTAACAACAGGAATGTTAGGAAGACGATTTGTAACAGAAAACATTTTTGTATTCATTGACAGTAACCTATGTATGTTACATTCTCTTTGAATTCCAACAAccatcttattcattgctgattgcaaatcctcactgtataaatagccacaaTCCTTTCATTATAAAATCATTCCAAACACAATTagctctccctctctcaaaGTATTCTTAGTTTTCTTTGGTGATAGAAAGATGTACTTTTCAAGTTCGTTTagagttctagttagtagtacAATTttttagaattgtttagtcatTATATCATGAGAGACAAGCACCAAGTATCCTTGCATCGTTACATGAGTCATAAACATTTTAAGGACAACGttgtatcacacacgtctcgactagttcttcgaTCATCAATCGTTCGATATTTTGGTTGAGTTCATATTGAATTTCTTTCGTGTTATTCGTTATTAGAATTTCATGTTCTATTtatgttttataattattttataatttaatttataataattatatatgtaatattgACATATCTTTCCAACATAGAGAACACGATCAATGGTATAAACTGGAATAATAGAGTTACTTCAGCAACTCAGCGCCACAAGACTGTTCACCGGGTGAATTAAGAGAATTCAGAGAGATCAAGGAAAAGTAAAAACTCACAGTGCTAGAGACATTCAGCAATCAGCATATTGAAGTTTCCTTATCAACTAACTAATACTTACGAGATCAACCAAACTGAAGATTATATAGCAGAAGAGATGGGTGCGACCCAAAATTATAGCAAAACTGTGTccagttttctttttcattatgTCACTCCATACTACTGACGTATATTACCATGCATGCTTTAGTGCATTTTCAAGTTCTTCATGAAAGTCCAGCTTCAGGTTAGTAGAATTAGGGGTGGACTTTTGGATACCGAACAACTAAAAACCGATCAAAACCGCACCGAAAAATTGAAACTGATAGAGCGGTTTCCGAAATTTTCCTAAATTAATTAGTTCGGTTTCGTTCATGTCAAAAATCGATTAAACCGATCTAAACcgaatgaatatatatatatatatatatatatgtatcaaactattaatttttaatataatatTGGGTGTATATCATGTTTTTATATGTTAATGGTAGCATATGATAGACTTGCACGTACATGATTATGGTCTCTAAATGTTTAAACTTATTCTTCTTAGTCccttatattttgttttcattcaTATTAATTGTGTTTCAGaaattacaattaatttttatCTATGTATAAGTacttaattttaatttaattgattttatttgttgtttcaGCTTTACCACATTATAGTTTACTTGGTAAACTAGTTACGTGTTAAACTAATTACGTGTTAAACTAATTACGTGTTTCATGAGCGTAAATAGTTTGATCTTTATTTTCTAGTTGATCTAGTGCAAAAAGTTATTATAGGTTACATAAACCGAAACCGAAttgaaaccgaaccgaatttagattaacttatatattttttctggTTTCGATTTTGAAAAACATATAACCAAGACATCAGTTTCATTTTCAATGAGTACTAAAAAATCGAACTGTTGGAACCAAGTACACCCCTAGTAGTAGTACTGTTTTATTGTTTCCGGCCAAAACGTTCTTTAATAAAAGaagggagcttctattcatacctcccgAAACAGCAGTTAAACCTCTCTCTTTTCCCAATTTCGTTTTGACTTTTTCAACGCATGTGAAATTACTAAAAAGTCAtataaaagtgaaaaaaatAAGAGAATTATCAACTTGCCTATTTTAAAATAGcgaatataataatttttttcctttttcgtcaaacctttatttattttaggaAATCCCCAATTTGgaataataaattgaataagatgatttaattaattttatttttgattgttataaaaaataatatataacatTATTAATCTTCATGTATCAATTGAAATGCTACGTAGAATTTTTGATAAACTTCGGTTAGGATATAAGAGAAAAAATTATTCAATAGATGTTAGaattttttgtgtttcttttattatttggtgagtttcaaatcaatgaatgaataaaAGAGAACAATATTagtaattatgaatttaggagtgaaagagaaaattaatttgagaatATAGATTATGTAATTTTTAAGAATTTGTGAGTTGTTAATAATAATTGTATAAAAGTAGAATTATAAAGATATTAAGATTATTGATTTAGTAtctaataatgatatattaattatggatattttcgaaaaaatagaaaaataatattttaagtatttataaaaataaaaataaagtctACTGAGTGAGAATATCCAATACCGGTTTTAGAAACTCCCATAAAAGAAACAGATTCTTGAACCTACAATTAAAGTTGTACACAACTACAAAAGCATGGAGAACCAAATTCAAGTGGGCTTAAACCGTGTAAAGGACTCACTTGAGCCCGTCAAAGGGCTAATCGTGTAAAACTAGTTGGATCCACTTGACAACTATTTACTTGATTGGTTACTTTTTTTCCTGGGTGCCCATTATATGACtttcataaaaataaaaaaataaaagatcaaATAAATATCGGAGCCTGAAAGGTCCTAGCTATACATATAGCAATTGAAGTATTTTCCAAGCGATTGCGCATAAAGCTAGTTGGGTGCCAAGTACTTCAGATAATTACTCGACATATAAATAGTCTTTAAATTGCTGCTAGATCTTTGGGCATATATTAGGAGCCACAACGATTACCTTCGACCTTGATAAATCTGCCTGGCCTGAGTCCTGGCATTCAAATCCTATGCCATATAATATCGAATAATTCTTTGAGTCGAGTTGACTTCAACTGATCGATCGATCGATATTCCCTAAAAGTAGAGGGATTTTGTCCAGTCAGATAGATCATCTTCCATACATGTTTTAGATGATCTTCATGAACGAGAGATTGTCAGGAGCCACACGACAACCTCACAGAAACAGATCTTGTTAACGACTTAAATTAATGTTAATATGTTAACATTCCTAGTCACTGCGGGAATCCTTCTAGCTAGACAGTACTCTTCATGTTTTGGTTTCAATCTCATTGATTTCTCAGTAGCTTTGTTCAGTTTCACCCTTTTGTTTCCTACGGTGGGGAATTGATAGCCTTAGCTGGACTGCTGGAGTACGTGAATtactgtagtccacacatgaATTCCATGGTTGCCATTCAAGAAGCTAGGGACCAATTCTCCTTGAAGATTTTAGCTGTCATATTGTCTATTTATGCACTTCCAGTACGTCTTCCCTTTCATTCTTCCCATGTGCTGCTGTAAGGACCACGTCCAATAATATCATAAGTCTCTCCTCTGATATACTGGTTTAAACTCTAAACTAGACAAAGAATTATCCATCTTAATCAGCATTATCATCAGTCTGCGTTTGTTTGGGTCTATAAGACTTCCTTTAGTTAGCAATTCATGCAATCCCATTATCGATTATACGTCTTATTTAGCTTAGTCCTGCCAGTTGTTCCACATGGTGGAGAAAACGAATGCTTCCCTAACTAACAAAAGTGACAACCAGATTTATGTCCAGTGCAGAACGGGGTCGCATCATCAAGTAGTGGCTCTCTTCCTTTCATTAGTCCATTGTGTCCAGTGCATGCATAGGATTGTTCTCAACTTTTTCACAACCAATTTACGTGGAAGTTTTGTATATATACCCAACCAAATCTATCCCCTCACTAACCCTAAGCATGCCTGCGAAAATGCTCCAGAACACTACTATTCTCTTCGTCTTTTCTCTCATCTTCTTATCCTCTTCGCATGCTTCTGTCCAAGACTTCTGTGTTGCGGATCTAACTGGCCCTGATAGCCCTGCAGGCTATTCCTGCAAGAACCCTGTTAAAGTCACTGTCAGTGACTTCGTGTATTCTGGCCTAGCCAAAGCCGGAAACACCACCAACATAATCCAAGCTGCTGTTACCCCGGCATTTGTCGCGCAATTTCCGGGTGTGAATGGTCTTGGCCTCTCTTTGGCAAGGCTTGACCTTGCACCGGGCGGCGTTATCCCATTTCACACCCATCCTGGTGCCTCAGAAGTTCTTATTGTAATGAGGGGTGTTATGACTGCTGGCTTTGTTTCGTCAGCCAACACTGTTTACTTGAAGACTCTTAAAAAGGGAGATGTCATGGTTTTCCCGCAAGGGCTTTTGCACTTTCAGGTAAATGCTGCTAAGATACATGCCAAGGGCATTGTTAGCTTTAGCAGTGCCAGCCCCGGTCTCCAAATCCTCGATTTCGCACTTTTCGCTAATGATTTGCCTACTTCATTGGTGGGGCAAACAACTTTCCTTGATCCTTCTCAAATCATGAAGCTCAAGGGAGTCCTTGGTGGCACAGGATAGTTCtgatagctagctagctaggcttGCTTGTTTTGAACTTCGTATTTGTAGTTGATTTTTAAGTTTCTGTCTGCGtattttttatctttcatcAAGTGTCTGCCTGTGCTCTTAAATCCAAGTCCATTCAATCGCTGCGTATTCCCATCAAGTTTGTCATGAATGTTTAACCTGTAATCACATCTGACGCGCCATTCTATCCAACGACTAAAATATCTATAATTTTCTCGATATTTCtgtgaaagttttaattaTTCGGTATATGGATATATATGTTACATACCAAGCATTTTATAATGAAAATTTTCGAAATTACCCGATATTTCTGAAAACTTTCGAAATTTcccgatattttcataatatcgcTACGTGTCAGAccaacttcaaataaaataaaaataactagTTAGGAGAATTGAATATCTGATCCATCCTTTTGTAAGCACAAAGTTATAGTTAACTCTACTACACcaacttattgttatatatgactatttttattatatattgcattacatgtctcaacattcacctaaaattaaaataaaaccaaacTAGTTGTTGAGGGGAATCAAACCTCTCTGGAGGAAACAATGATGGACCTTACCCTTATGGGGGAAATACAACATGACTTATCCACCATATTTATTTCCAATGAGATGCAATCAAGTGAAAATATATGGATACAATCTGATGCACAATCTTCATAAAATTATGGTTATGGTCAAAGTCGAAAATACTTGATCCGAACGGGAACTACTAGTACCACAACCCACAGTCAATCACTCATAATCCCTATGATTAGAGTATAAGTCaatatatgtaaaattataaagaaGATGTATCATTTGATGAATATTCTTCACAATATGCTCAGGATTTTACTCAAGGACATAATGAagatagtgaaaattttgtatctcatagatcatttatgtggttctaaatcactcatataatttcatgtttaatgtatcatatgtaaataaagcGTGATGATCTACCTTCTTTTtgggtaaatatatataaatatattttaagtaaatttttaataatgttcGACGGTTATTTcacctcaaattactataactcactataaactattagttatataataatttttatggACATAcagtagataattgatcaaataaatatttttcaaagtttcattcaaaatttacatatttttatataaatttccatcaatttatttaattattttttaaaatcaaaatttacCCAATATTTCCATCGAAATTTACAATTTTTAGATCCTCATTATTTACATTCTCACCCAAATTTTAATCCTTGATTCTATCACTAACCAGTAATCATAATCAGCATTCCGCATAACGAAGAAGTCTTTAGTAGTCACTTGTATATCTTTCccacaacaaaagaaaaaataatcagGCTCACCTTTTTGTGTACAAAAGCGACCGTGAAGACCAGGAGCTACAATAGAaattagaaacaaaaagaattaCGTAGACCCCAGAACCTATTCCCACTTCCAGCTTGGACCCACTCTTCTCCATGTCCCCCCGTCGCAAAGTTTATTTACGTCAAGTATGTTGGTGTCAAAAAGATGATAgctagaaagaaagaaagaaagtaagaaaaaagaagactcCCTCGTATCTTTCCTTTTCTCTCCCTAATTCAGTAACACAACATAACAATTTCAAATGATCAAACTACCATGTTCCAATCCGgatcatacatacatacatactcCATAGAGATGTGGTGCGCGATCGCTCTGAGTATCCACAGTGACGCCACTTGAAATGGTATGATTGTATTGCTTGATGATTCATTTACAGATTACACTTCattatataggctaattctaGCACTATTCTACCTACTAATTTCCACTAATTTCCACCAACTATTCCACTAATTTCCACTAACTCCAACCACTAATTTCCACTAACTCCAACACttcccctcaagttggtgcatacatatcaaccatacccaacttgctaagtgaatcataaaaggcctttttagacactccttttgtgagcatatcggcaagttgctcttctgtagaaacaaaaggaaaactgatgatcttcgcgtctagcttctcctttataaaatgatgatcaacctccacatgtttcgtacgatcatgttgcaccggattatgggagatatcaatggctgccttgttgtcacagtacagctgcatagcacattcatgcttaatacccaaatcttgtagcaaacttctaagccataacaattcgcacactccctgagccatacctctgtattctgcttcagcactagatcgtgctaccacattttgtttcttactcttccatgtaacaagattacctccaacaaaggtaaagtaccctgatgtggatcttcgatctgtaatatttccaccccagtctgcatctgtgaagccacaaatctcgaggatattgttgtgattagaaaatattactcctctccctggagctgacttcaagtaccttaaaatcctcacaacaacatccatgtgatccatactcggattatgcataaactgactcactatacttactgcatacgcaacatctggtctggtatgtgacaaataaatcaggcgtccaactagcctctgataacaagttttgtcagtgggcacttgatctggatactctgctaaccgatggttttgctcaataagagtatcaattggagtgcaatctaacatacctgtctccgttagtagatcaatgatgtacttcctctaaCACAGATATATActatcacttccccgggctacctcaattcctaagaagtacttgagtgtacctaggtccttcatttcaaactctgtggcaagctgtttttgtaatctgtccacctcaatagtatcattaccagtaactaccatatcgtcaacatatatgattagagctgttaccttctcttgttggtgtttgagaaacaaTGTGTGGTCTAAATTACTCTgcatgtagccaattttcttcatgaattgtgagaatcttccaaaccaagcacgaggtgactgtttaagaccatacaaagactttcttaatctgcatacagagttacttggagaagtggccacatatccaggtggaagatccatgtatacttcctctgttagttctccatgaaggaatgcattcttaacatcaaactgcctaagtggccagttcaagttagcagcgatagagagcaatacccggatattgtttatctttgcaacaggtgcaaatgtctcatcatagtctatgccatatgtctgggtgaacccatttgctactaggcgtgctttataccggcttactgacccatctggattgtgcttcactgtaaacacccatcgacatcctacagtcttcttgccatatggtagaggtacaagctcccaagtattgttcttttgtaatgcttccatctcttcctccattgctttcctccattttggatctcccaatgcattctgcactttgttaggtactgatacagtagatatttgattcacgaatgactcatatgacttagataatcttttggtagatataaaattggccaccggatacttggctttagtctgaagggtaggttcatattttttttgtgggttgacctcgagtagacctatttagcaaaacatattgtctactattagcctcaatagaatgactaacctcagatgagtgatcttctgtaccaggagagctttggtcaggggtataaacagtagTACGGGATACATgtggggcagttgtgttgtcagcttctagtgcctgaatctcttgagtgacgacctctggtggtgcctgtgtggctgacaccttggtaatctcaacggaacttgttaccatatcgactggctcatttgtctccccctctccatgatacaactcttcaaaataggaatttcctcctgaagagcagtatcagaagaggaaaagtaactcatgtcctcaaaaaaggtaacatccatagtgacatagtacttccgagtaggaggatgatagcaccggtaccctttctgatggcctccgtacccaacaaacacacatttaactgcccgggcatccaacttagaacgctgatgttgtggaagatgaacaaaagcgacacaaccgaaaacacgggcaggaagattatgaaaagaaggtaatgagacatgagatgcaaacacctcatagggaactttcccttgaagaacacgagatggaagacgattaatgaggtgggcggaagtaatgacagcatcaccccaaaggtatttaggcatgtgggcactaaaaagaatacatcgagccatatcaagtaaatgacgattttttctttcagaaaccccattttgctcaggtgtgtaaggacacgttgtttgatgaacaattccgtgtgtgttaaagaactcctgaaagacatgattcacatattgccccccattatcagaacgaagaactcgaatggtggcattatattgggtTTGGACAGAGGCATGGAAGGtacgaaaagctggaaaaacttcatctttatttttaagaagaataatccatgaaagacgtgtgcactCATCAATAAAAGACACAAAATAACGCATTCCTGATACAGTTGAttctttagagggtccccaaacatcagaatgaattaattcaaaaggaagaaaacttttaggagaagtactaggggaataagtagatcgatgactcttgccaaAAACACAGGTCTCACAACATAACaaagactcgtccacactaataaacaaagaaggcatggatgttttcataacactaaaagatggatgccctaagcgacgatgccataaccaaacttcacttagcttgtcagaagtggagagtaaagcggtccgagactgtccccctggtttttccccagcgtatgtcagatccagatgaaacaaccggcccctcagatacccccgaccaattacctgtccggtgagaagatcctgaaatatcacatacataggaaaaaaggtcacagagcactgggcgtcagcgttcaattggggaacagatatcaaatgatgtgaTAAAGCGGGGACATAGAGTACATTATGAAgttctatggtgggagtaatac contains:
- the LOC126798320 gene encoding auxin-binding protein ABP19a — encoded protein: MPAKMLQNTTILFVFSLIFLSSSHASVQDFCVADLTGPDSPAGYSCKNPVKVTVSDFVYSGLAKAGNTTNIIQAAVTPAFVAQFPGVNGLGLSLARLDLAPGGVIPFHTHPGASEVLIVMRGVMTAGFVSSANTVYLKTLKKGDVMVFPQGLLHFQVNAAKIHAKGIVSFSSASPGLQILDFALFANDLPTSLVGQTTFLDPSQIMKLKGVLGGTG